One Peromyscus leucopus breed LL Stock chromosome 4, UCI_PerLeu_2.1, whole genome shotgun sequence genomic region harbors:
- the Jmjd7 gene encoding LOW QUALITY PROTEIN: bifunctional peptidase and (3S)-lysyl hydroxylase JMJD7 (The sequence of the model RefSeq protein was modified relative to this genomic sequence to represent the inferred CDS: inserted 1 base in 1 codon), with translation MAEAALDTVRRALQEFPAAARDLSVPRVVPYLDGPPSPLCFYRDWVCPNRPCIIRNALQHWPXLQKWSLSYLRATVGSTEVSVAVTPDGYADAVRGDRFVMPAERRLPISHVVDVLEGQARHPGVLYVQKQCSNLPTELPQLLSDIESHVPWASESLGKMPDAVNFWLGEAAAVTSLHKDHYENLYCVVSGEKHFLLHPPSDRPFIPYDLYTPATYQLTEEGTFKVVDEEAVEKVPWIPLDPLAPDLVRYPSYSRARALHCTVRAGELLYLPALWFHHVQQSHGCIAVNFWYDMEYDLKYSYFQLVDSLTRAAGLD, from the exons ATGGCGGAGGCGGCACTGGATACGGTGCGGAGGGCGTTGCAAGAGTTCCCGGCGGCGGCTCGCG ACCTCAGTGTACCTCGTGTTGTGCCCTACCTGGATGGGCCCCCAAGTCCACTCTGTTTCTACCGGGATTGGGTGTGCCCCAATAGACCTTGCATTATCCGCAACGCCCTGCAGCACTGGC CCCTCCAGAAGTGGTCCCTCTCCTACCTGAG agccACAGTGGGCTCCACGGAGGTGAGTGTGGCCGTGACCCCAGATGGTTATGCGGATGCTGTGCGAGGGGACCGGTTTGTGATGCCTGCTGAACGTCGCCTGCCCATCAGCCATGTGGTGGATGTGTTGGAGGGTCAGGCCCGGCACCCAGGAGTCCTCTACGTGCAGAAGCAGTGCTCCAATCTGCCCACTGAACTGCCTCAGCTTCTGTCAGACATCGAGTCCCACGTGCCCTGGGCCTCTGAGTCACTGG GAAAGATGCCTGATGCTGTGAACTTCTGGCTGGGTGAGGCAGCTGCGGTGACCTCCT TGCACAAGGACCACTATGAAAATCTGTACTGTGTGGTCTCTGGTGAGAAACACTTCTTGTTACATCCACCCAGTGACCGGCCCTTCATTCCCTATG ATTTGTACACACCAGCCACCTACCAGCTGACTGAAGAGGGCACTTTTAAGGTGGTGGACGAGGAGGCCGTGGAGAAG GTGCCCTGGATCCCACTGGACCCCCTGGCTCCAGACCTAGTCCGGTACCCCAGTTACAGCCGGGCACGGGCCCTTCACTGCACAGTGCGGGCCGGTGAGCTCTTGTACCTGCCGGCTCTGTGGTTCCACCATGTCCAGCAGTCCCACGGCTGCATTGCTG TGAATTTCTGGTATGACATGGAGTATGACCTCAAGTACAGTTACTTCCAGCTGGTGGACTCCCTCACTAGGGCCGCAGGCCTTGACTGA
- the Pla2g4b gene encoding cytosolic phospholipase A2 beta: MALAKVAGTCLLTVRVLQANGLPSKDLVTASDCYVTLDLPTASSHTLQTRTVKNSRNPVWNQNFQFRIHRQLKNVVELRVFDQDRLTKDDPILSVLFDVGTLRAGESRRQSFSLNTQDDGHLEVEFRLQTLTGCEEQLISNGILVARELSCLHVQLKKTGDPQGSESRVQLVVAGACEGPQGASVGTGSYRFHYPACWEQDLKVHLQDDPQEQLKVPLHSLPTSELVRLVFPTSQEPLMRLELKKEEGPKELAVRLDCGLCPEEQAFLGRRKQVVAAALKKALQLDQDLQDDEIPVIAVMATGGGIRAMTSLYGQLAGLRELGLLDCISYITGASGSTWALANLYEDPEWSQKDLTGPTELLKTQVTKSKLGALAPSQLWRYRQELAERARLGYPSCFTNLWALINEALLHDEPHEHKLSDQREALSRGQNPLPIYCALNSKERGLTTFEFGEWCEFSPYEVGFPKYGAFIPSELFGSEFFMGRLVKQLPESRICFLEGIWSNLFAASLQDSLYWASEPSQFWDRWAQDQASLDREQVPHLKISEPPTTGSRIAGFFTDLLTKRPLAQATHNFMRGLHFHKDYFDHPCFSTWKATKLDGFPNQLTPTEPHLCLLDVGYFINTSCPPLLQPTRDVDLILSLDYNLHGAFQQLQLVGRFCQEQGIPFPPISPSPEEQRRPQECHAFCDPTQPEAPALLHFPLVNDSFQDHSAPGVPRTPEEKAAGEVNLSPSDSPYHYTNVTYSQEDVDKLLRLTHYNICNNRDRLIEALRQALQRRRQRRQRRPE; encoded by the exons ATGGCTCTG GCGAAGGTGGCGGGGACATGCCTGCTCACTGTTCGAGTCCTCCAGGCTAATGGCTTGCCTTCCAAGGACCTAG TGACAGCCTCTGACTGCTATGTGACTCTGGATCTGCCCACGGCCTCCAGCCACACGCTCCAGACACGCACAGTCAAGAACAGCAGAAACCCCGTCTGGAATCAGAACTTCCAGTTCCGGATCCACAGGCAGCTCAAG aatGTGGTGGAACTGAGAGTTTTTGACCAGGACCGGTTGACCAAAGATGACCCTATCTTGTCAGTACTGTTCGACGTAGGCACTCTGCGAGCGGGGGAATCTCGGCgccagagtttctcactgaacactCAG GACGACGGGCACCTGGAAGTTGAATTTCGGCTGCAGACTCT GACAGGCTGTGAGGAACAGCTCATCAGCAATGGCATCCTAGTG GCTCGGGAGCTCTCCTGTTTGCATGTTCAGCTGAAGAAGACAGGAGACCCACAGG GGTCAGAGAGCAGAGTTCAACTTGTGGTTGCTGGGGCCTGTGAGGGCCCACAGGGTGCTTCTGTGGGCACCGGTTCTTACCGCTTCCATTATCCAGCCTGCTGGGAGCAAGACCTGAAAGTTCATCTTCAG GATGACCCCCAGGAGCAGCTGAAGGTACCGCTCCACTCCCTACCCACTTCAGAGCTGGTGAGACTCGTCTTCCCCACGTCCCAG GAGCCACTGATGAGGCTGgaactgaagaaggaagaagg ccctaaggAGCTGGCCGTGCGGCTGGACTGTGGGCTCTGCCCTGAGGAGCAGGCCTTCCTgggcaggaggaagcaggtggTGGCTGCCGCCCTGAAAAAGGCCTTACAGCTGGACCAAGACCTGCAAGACGACGAG ATCCCCGTGATTGCCGTTATGGCCACTGGTGGTGGGATCCGGGCCATGACTTCTTTATATGGTCAGCTGGCTGGCCTGAGGGAGCTTGGTCTCCTGGACTGCATCTCCTACATCACTGGGGCTTCAGGGTCCACCTG GGCATTGGCCAACCTCTATGAAGACCCAGAGTGGTCTCAGAAGGACCTGACGGGGCCCACCGAGTTGCTGAAGACCCAGGTGACAAAGAGCAAGCTGGGCGCATTGGCCCCCAGCCAGCTGTGGAGGTACCGGCAGGAGCTGGCCGAGCGTGCCCGCCTGGGCTACCCCAGCTGCTTCACCAACTTGTGGGCCCTCATCAATGAGGCCTTGCTGCATGATGAG CCTCATGAACACAAACTCTCGGATCAACGGGAGGCCCTGAGTCGAGGCCAGAATCCTCTGCCTATCTACTGTGCCCTCAACAGCAAGGAGCGGGGCCTGACCACCTTTGAATTTGGGG AATGGTGTGAGTTCTCTCCCTATGAAGTCGGCTTTCCCAAGTATGGGGCCTTCATCCCCTCTGAGCTCTTCGGCTCTGAGTTCTTCATGGGGCGACTGGTGAAGCAGCTCCCCGAATCCCGAATCTGCTTCCTGGAAG GTATCTGGAGCAACCTGTTTGCAGCCAGCCTCCAAGACAGCTTGTACTGGGCCTCTGAACCCAGCCAGTTCTGGGACCGCTGGGCTCAggatcaggccagcctgg ACAGAGAGCAGGTCCCCCATCTGAAGATTTCAGAACCACCAACGACTGGTAGCAGGATTGCCGGGTTCTTCACTGACCTCCTGACAAAGCGGCCGCTTGCCCAGGCCACCCACAATTTCATGCGCGGCCTCCATTTCCACAAGGACTACTTCGATCACCCTTGCTTTTCTACCTGGAAAG CAACCAAACTGGATGGGTTCCCCAACCAGCTGACCCCCACGgagccccacctctgcctcctggatgttGGTTACTTCATCAACACCAGCTGCCCACCTCTTCTGCAGCCAACACGGGATGTGGACCTCATCTTGTCACTGGACTACAACCTCCATGGAGCCTTTCAG CAGTTGCAGCTTGTGGGCCGGTTCTGCCAGGAGCAGGGCATCCCTTTCCCACCCATCTCGCCCAGCCCTGAGGAGCAGCGCCGGCCTCAGGAGTGCCACGCGTTCTGTGACCCGACCCAGCCCGAAGCCCCGGCCCTGCTACACTTCCCTCTGGTCAACGACTCCTTCCAGGACCACTCGGCCCCCG GGGTGCCGCGGACACCGGAGGAGAAGGCGGCTGGAGAGGTGAACCTGTCTCCTTCCGACTCCCCCTACCACTACACCAACGTGACCTACAGCCAGGAGGATGTGGACAAGCTGCTGCGCCTGACACATTACAACATCTGCAACAACCGGGACCGGCTGATAGAGGCCCTGCGCCAGGCCCTGCAGCGGCGGAGACAGCGCCGGCAGCGCCGGCCTGAGTGA